From a region of the Lactuca sativa cultivar Salinas chromosome 4, Lsat_Salinas_v11, whole genome shotgun sequence genome:
- the LOC111879172 gene encoding protein RALF-like 34 yields the protein MASSVLLNTQIALCLVLLALIHSSGADVSNAVKEHSLRLITDELDWPTSSMYDGIDEIDGVNDEDASTVAGRRSLFWKRFGYYISYGALSANRVPCPPRSGRSYYTHECWRARGPVHPYTRGCSAITRCRR from the coding sequence ATGGCGTCATCTGTTCTTCTAAACACCCAAATCGCACTATGTCTGGTGTTACTCGCGCTTATACATTCCTCAGGCGCCGATGTATCAAACGCCGTGAAGGAGCACTCGCTACGTCTCATCACCGACGAGCTTGACTGGCCGACATCGTCGATGTACGACGGAATTGACGAGATCGATGGCGTAAACGACGAAGATGCCTCCACCGTCGCCGGTCGGAGATCTCTGTTCTGGAAGAGGTTTGGATACTACATTTCCTACGGCGCTCTCTCCGCTAACAGAGTCCCATGTCCGCCGCGATCCGGCCGATCATACTACACTCATGAATGTTGGAGAGCCAGAGGTCCTGTTCATCCTTACACTAGAGGTTGCTCCGCCATCACTCGTTGCCGCCGGTGA